One window from the genome of Paenibacillus azoreducens encodes:
- a CDS encoding MerR family transcriptional regulator — MDWLKIDDVAKETGLTKRSIRYYEEIGLMKSPERSDGGIRLYTEEDVQQLKNIVLAKKVLGFSLQEIQEFLQIHDQVIKHRSNASSSSDEALRQAELDRMAEAVEKQLKLVDYKISEMTKVRDELAGLSGRIYQAMQK, encoded by the coding sequence ATGGATTGGCTTAAAATCGATGATGTTGCCAAAGAGACGGGGCTGACGAAGCGTTCGATCCGGTATTATGAAGAGATCGGCCTGATGAAATCGCCGGAGCGGTCCGATGGCGGCATTCGATTATATACGGAAGAAGACGTGCAGCAGCTGAAAAATATCGTTCTGGCCAAAAAAGTGCTTGGTTTTTCGCTGCAGGAAATTCAGGAATTTCTGCAGATTCACGATCAGGTCATAAAGCACCGCAGCAACGCCTCCTCATCTTCGGATGAAGCCCTGCGCCAGGCAGAGCTGGATCGTATGGCCGAAGCGGTGGAAAAACAGCTGAAGCTGGTTGACTATAAAATTTCGGAAATGACCAAAGTCAGAGATGAATTGGCCGGGCTCAGCGGACGAATTTATCAAGCGATGCAGAAATAG
- a CDS encoding methyl-accepting chemotaxis protein, which produces MKRFTMTIKRKLLLTYLIVLLVPSIMIGMLSYQSAKKANAEDMMNSALESTKSADNIVTQNIQAKMDDIAYLLKQPYVERAVNDPLGKSGELKAQLDQYMELHKDVKDVIVGIDGGYFVRASRDPLPEQYDVTKQDWYIRALKQGKTPTISPVFKAANGKMAVSISQTIPSGKGVLSIELNLDTIRTLTNMKLGTKGYIFITDQAKNYVVHPKYTGQKAEGDYLEPLYESSEGRFSYRFENAAKRMAFSTNKLTGWKIAGSMYEDEIEASAAGIRNAVSIVMVISILAALVIIFLNIRSIIRPIDRLTKATERISQGDLREDIDTSSRDEIGNLSRHFQAMVDSLRTMIVNVQEITAQVSQSAKGLSAGADQTTKAIETVTEAIQEVAAGSDQQLRSVEKSMESMDVMSMQSENIRSHMEDASTKMSHTSVSAEEGYAAVVGVTDKIQEIHTTVSDLDHTVANMNKRAGQIGEIVTLMADIAKQTHLLALNASIEAARAGEHGKGFAVVAVEVRKLAEQSGHSARRIEELVRGMYEEMQRVLGAMGDAKGRVFEGMEAAEFTGKSFTRIREAVQGAAEGIHSAAEASQELARNGENAVESIRHIRSLSEIAADNTQSVSASAQEQLASIEEVASSAEHLSRLAEKLQELVDKFKI; this is translated from the coding sequence GTGAAACGATTTACAATGACCATTAAAAGAAAGTTATTGCTCACGTATCTCATCGTTTTGCTTGTACCCAGCATTATGATCGGCATGTTGTCCTATCAATCGGCAAAAAAAGCAAATGCCGAGGATATGATGAACAGCGCGCTGGAAAGCACCAAATCGGCTGACAATATCGTGACCCAAAATATTCAGGCGAAAATGGATGATATAGCCTATTTGCTGAAGCAGCCTTATGTAGAGCGTGCTGTCAATGATCCTCTCGGCAAAAGCGGGGAGCTTAAGGCGCAGTTGGATCAATATATGGAACTGCATAAAGATGTCAAAGACGTCATCGTCGGCATCGATGGCGGATATTTTGTGCGCGCTTCCAGAGATCCTTTGCCGGAGCAATATGACGTTACGAAGCAGGACTGGTATATCCGGGCGCTCAAACAGGGCAAGACGCCGACCATTTCTCCGGTATTTAAGGCAGCCAACGGGAAAATGGCGGTTTCTATTTCGCAAACCATCCCCTCCGGTAAAGGCGTTCTCTCTATCGAACTGAACCTTGATACAATTAGAACGCTGACAAACATGAAGCTTGGGACCAAGGGTTACATCTTCATAACTGATCAGGCTAAAAATTATGTCGTGCATCCGAAATATACGGGGCAGAAAGCGGAAGGCGATTATCTGGAACCACTTTACGAGAGCTCCGAAGGCCGGTTTTCATACAGATTCGAGAATGCGGCCAAGCGAATGGCTTTTTCGACCAATAAGCTGACGGGCTGGAAAATTGCCGGTTCGATGTATGAGGACGAAATTGAAGCTTCGGCAGCGGGTATCCGAAACGCGGTGTCGATTGTGATGGTCATTTCCATTCTGGCGGCACTTGTGATCATCTTCCTCAATATCCGGTCGATTATCCGTCCGATCGACAGATTGACGAAAGCGACGGAGCGGATCAGCCAGGGAGATTTAAGAGAGGATATCGATACATCAAGCAGGGATGAGATCGGAAACTTGAGCCGCCATTTTCAAGCGATGGTCGACAGCCTGCGTACGATGATTGTAAACGTGCAGGAAATCACTGCTCAGGTCAGCCAGTCTGCGAAAGGATTGTCGGCAGGCGCCGATCAGACGACAAAAGCCATTGAGACCGTGACCGAGGCTATACAGGAAGTAGCGGCCGGAAGCGATCAGCAGCTGCGCAGCGTCGAGAAGAGCATGGAAAGCATGGATGTCATGTCTATGCAATCGGAAAACATCCGCAGCCATATGGAGGATGCTTCGACCAAAATGTCGCATACATCCGTTTCGGCGGAAGAGGGTTATGCGGCCGTTGTGGGCGTTACGGATAAAATTCAGGAAATACATACGACCGTCAGCGATTTGGACCATACGGTCGCGAACATGAACAAACGTGCCGGTCAGATCGGCGAAATCGTCACCTTGATGGCGGACATCGCCAAGCAAACGCATCTGCTTGCGCTTAACGCCTCCATCGAGGCGGCGCGTGCCGGAGAGCATGGTAAAGGTTTTGCCGTCGTGGCGGTCGAAGTGCGAAAATTGGCGGAGCAGTCCGGACATTCTGCAAGGCGGATTGAAGAATTGGTAAGAGGCATGTATGAAGAGATGCAGCGGGTGCTTGGCGCGATGGGCGATGCCAAAGGCAGGGTGTTTGAGGGAATGGAAGCTGCGGAGTTTACAGGCAAATCCTTTACCCGCATTCGCGAGGCTGTTCAGGGAGCGGCGGAAGGCATCCATTCTGCGGCGGAAGCTTCCCAGGAGCTGGCGCGAAATGGGGAAAACGCAGTCGAATCCATTCGCCATATCCGGAGCCTGTCGGAAATTGCGGCAGACAATACACAGTCTGTGTCGGCTTCCGCCCAGGAGCAGCTTGCATCCATCGAAGAGGTTGCTTCATCGGCGGAGCATCTAAGCAGGCTGGCTGAGAAGCTGCAGGAACTGGTGGACAAATTTAAAATATAA